One window from the genome of Malus domestica chromosome 01, GDT2T_hap1 encodes:
- the LOC114826901 gene encoding linamarin synthase 2-like, with amino-acid sequence MMSSVEQATKKRHAVFVPYPSQGHVTPMMQLAKLLHSRGFHITFVNTEFNHNRLIRSKGPDSVKGLPDFVFETIPDGLPPSDKDGTQDIPDLSDSVKKTCLGPFKELVTKINSSSEVPQVTCIVADGTMTFGSKAARELGIPEVTLWTASACGFMGYLQFSELVKRGIIPFKDENFMHDGTLDTPIDWIPGMKNIRLKDIPSHIRLTNLNGVMFNFMGSEARNCLNSSAIIFNTFDEFEHEVLEVILTMFPNIYTIGPLNLLGRHFPKSKSLNSSLWKEDKKCLEWLDKKKPNSVVYVNYGSVTTMTDQHLIEFAWGLANSKHPFLWIVRADVVKGDSSILPDEFFEEFKDRGYIAGWCAQEQVLAHPSIGVFLTHSGWNSTIETISHGVPVICWPFFADQQTNCRYSCTTWEIGMEVSPDVRRDEIEALVKEMLEGKGGMKMREKAKEWKKKAVEATDVGGSSYNNFGRLFKEALQLGE; translated from the exons ATGATGAGTTCAGTAGAACAAGCAACTAAAAAACGGCATGCAGTTTTTGTCCCATACCCATCACAAGGCCATGTAACCCCCATGATGCAATTAGCAAAGCTTCTTCACTCAAGGGGCTTCCACATAACCTTTGTCAACACCGAGTTCAACCACAACCGTTTAATCCGTTCAAAAGGTCCTGACTCCGTTAAGGGCCTACCGGACTTTGTGTTCGAGACCATTCCAGACGGGTTGCCTCCTTCGGATAAGGATGGAACCCAAGATATTCCAGATTTAAGTGACTCCGTTAAGAAAACTTGTCTTGGTCCATTTAAAGAGCTGGTGACTAAGATCAATTCCTCATCTGAAGTGCCACAAGTTACTTGCATAGTTGCAGATGGTACCATGACCTTTGGGAGCAAAGCTGCTAGAGAATTAGGCATTCCGGAGGTCACGTTATGGACTGCCTCTGCTTGTGGCTTCATGGGGTACTTGCAATTCAGCGAACTCGTCAAACGTGGCATTATTCCATTCAAAG ATGAGAATTTCATGCATGATGGTACGCTCGATACACCAATTGACTGGATCCCAGGCATGAAAAATATTCGGCTCAAGGATATCCCAAGTCACATTAGACTTACTAATCTCAACGGCGTAATGTTTAATTTCATGGGATCCGAAGCACGGAACTGTTTGAACTCTTCTGCaatcatcttcaacacttttgacgaatttgaacaCGAAGTTTTAGAGGTAATATTGACAATGTTCCCCAACATTTACACCATTGGCCCCCTTAATTTGCTTGGCAGGCATTTCCCTAAAAGCAAGTCACTTAACTCAAGCTTATGGAAAGAAGACAAAAAATGTTTGGAATGGCTTGATAAAAAGAAACCTAATTCAGTTGTGTACGTAAATTATGGTAGTGTAACGACGATGACAGACCAACATTTGATCGAGTTTGCATGGGGGCTGGCAAATAGCAAGCACCCATTTTTATGGATAGTTAGGGCTGACGTGGTAAAGGGTGACTCATCAATTTTACCCGACGAATTTTTTGAGGAGTTTAAGGATAGGGGTTATATTGCAGGTTGGTGTGCACAGGAGCAAGTGTTAGCTCATCCATCTATTGGGGTTTTCCTAACACACAGTGGTTGGAATTCTACCATTGAAACTATATCTCATGGTGTGCCTGTAATTTGCTGGCCTTTCTTTGCGGACCAGCAAACGAATTGTCGGTACTCATGCACAACTTGGGAGATTGGAATGGAGGTGAGCCCCGACGTGAGGCGCGACGAAATTGAAGCACTTGTTAAGGAAATGCTGGAAGGAAAAGGAGGGATGAAGATGAGGGAAAAGGCAAAGGAATGGAAGAAAAAAGCTGTTGAAGCTACCGATGTTGGAGGATCATCGTACAATAATTTTGGGAGATTGTTTAAGGAGGCACTCCAACTTGGTGAATGA